TGACAAGGTTGGATTCAAAGACATGGGGATCAGCGATCAGGCATCAgcacccaccaccaccaccagcaacagCGTCCAAAAGAAAATTGTAATCACAGAAATTGATCGTCCAACCTTGATAGGAAACACAAACATAAACATAAAGCAAAGAAGCAAGATCGCAAAGGATACCCGCATATCGCACCGACAACAAGAGCTCAAAAGCTGTTCAGGAACAACAGCAAAGGAAACACTATAACCTCGGCCACTAACCTCTCTAATTATAAGAGCATCTGTATTTGTTCCCTGCTCATTAATCGTACGGCATGGCAATTTTATACTCACACATTTCAGTAATGCCGGATGGCCTTTTCTCGCTTCCTTTTGCACAAATTATAATCCGGATTCCGAATACTAGCATCTATGATCCCACCATGAGTTAATTTATTACATATGCAGCGTCAGAGAAAGGCATAGTGACAAATAAACAATACTCCGTAGATGCTACAAACTCTTCTTTTGTAACCTACCCATTCATGGATCTACTGAAAAAGGGGCAGAAAATGTGTCATGGGAAATATAGGGTCTCCTGGGCCTTGGCTTCATCTTAATATCATCAACTAAATCAGTTTCCTCTTGAGTGACCAGCTTCCTAATTAACTCTGGTTGCCTTCTTCGTGGCAAAAGAAAAGATTAAAAAAAACTCGGCTCCAAAGTTCTTGAGTTCTGCATTTGGATATGTTTTTCCATTTGCTTAACTTTGGGAGCTGTCATCGGTTTGACCAAAGAGGCAAAGACCAGCACGCAACCGGGTGGAAGGGGGTGAAAAAGCTCGGTTCCCGTCTGGTGGGGGCTCGAGACGCATAGTTTAAGTTCTTGAGCTCTGCATTTGGATATGCCCCTCTCCATTTGCTTAACTTTGGGAGTTGTCATCTGTTTGACCGGAGACCAGCGCGCGGCTGGATGGATGGGGATGTCTGTCACCAACTCACCACCAATCATTCTATCCATTCCAAGATTTTGTGTTCCCTGCATGAACGGAGTTATGGAGGTGTTTGTTTTCAGAGACTTTTTGGTGTATGGAttaaaaaaaaaattcttttagtctcatatgaaacaaacaggaatgacttttagggactaaaagggataTTTGGGACTAAAGTAAAAAGTCTCTATGGAAGGGTCTTTTGGGaacttttttgacacttttttcaACAGtgtccctacttttagcatgccaTTTAATAACTACTGCTACAATACTAGGAGTAACATGGTCTttatgcatgtcatttaatgacctttaATCCCTATTTAGTCCATGGAAACAAACTgatagggactagagactttttagttgggactaaaaaaatctCAGGACTTCTGAAACAATCAGGGCCTATATAACTAATTATTTCCACACCATGAAAACGGTCAGTTGGTTCATGCGTCGAGCGTGAAAAACATGGTAACTGAACGAATAAACAGAGCAGCTACGTCACGTTGTGCATCAATTGAAATTGACGTAGAGGCCGACAATCGAGCTTTATCAGTCATGTAAAGAAAAATTAAGCTGAAAAGGAGGATTAGTTAGAGCTTGTAGAATACCGATGCTTTGTTGAGTGCTTACCGCTTCTCAGGACCTATTAACCATTTATTTTTTCAGGACTAGTAAGCATGCATATACATCACAAGTCTCGACTAAATAGAATACTCAAAAGAAGACATTCCAATGTTATCACTGGACTGCTTTCTCAAAAAGCAATGTTATCTCTGAACTAAGGCTGGTCATAGTAgaaagtatcatatagtagtatcatgcatatgatactatggtATGATAGTACTATCTTTAGtgtatagtatcataaactaggatCGTAGATGgtcttatttattgacatgcaagacacataatagcatagcatttaacatgttacggtatctagcTATGTTactttagagggtgcttggatacattttagtcccatgactaaaagtagtgggactaaaacttgctagcctcacccatgcttagATCCAAAtattaaagagactaaaatcaagttaatgagcatttattatcattCAAACCCTCAAATCCAGAACTCGCATGTGTTAAAgaagaggagttaaatgaggagagagaggagtaatccctattttagtaggggtacccctgactaattttttttagtctcaagactaattttagcctctctttagtcaggggtgcttggaactttagccccttaaaaagactatttttagtcagactaaTTTTAGTTCCTTGGATTCAAGCACCCTcttaaccctctctctctctttttaattgtctgccacatcagcatgtttactAGTCCCTAGATTATGATACTACTTAAGTTATGCTGACCATAATGAAGATATCATgcacttgggactagcaaacatgctgacatggtaaataattaaaaaaaaaatATTAAAGTAACATAGATAGattccgtatcatattaaatgatataCTACTATATGTCAtacatgtcaataaataagatcacctatgatatactagtttatgatactatgcactatgaagatagtatcatataatagtatcatGGACATACATTATACTTTCCACCATAAGTAGCCTAATGCAAACAAAAAGGACCAAGTTAAAAGCACAAGAAAATTCGTACACACTTAAGTTAAATGAAATatttttattcatattgattttcACGTGTCCTTCCACAGTAAGAATTCACAATAGATCAGCTATCCAAATAATGCTGTCATATAATGCCTTTCTGTCTTTGGAAAAGAGCAAGACAGCTAAAAAATCAACATTTGGAAATATAATATCTAGTGCCAAGGACCCATCAGTGGCATTGGGTACACGATGGAGTTATACTTGCAATCAAGGATGCTTGACATATCATTACAAAAAATAGTTTGTCAAAGCTATATGAACCAACTCAAGTGATACATACCGCATTCTTCTGAGTTGGTCCTAACCGCAGCAACCATCTGACTTGTTGCATATCCCAAGCATCATTATTCATTTCATGATCAttcagagcattttcttcagtaagaCACAATCTCATTCAATGATGAACATGGCCACCAAACTGCAATCAACAAAGGATCCTGAGAGCAAACTTGGCATGACAACGTGAGTACCACCAGGCCGAATCACCCTTTCATCGTATGGGGTATACATGACGGACCTAGAGCATTTAAATGCAGTTGAATGCAAAACAAGCATTAAGAACTGAGAATCGCAAAGTTAAATCCAATCTACAAGTCCCTATGGCCATTACAATTTGAAGCAATCCACCCAAAGCAACTTCCCCGATCATGGATATGAGGTTAAAGGATTACAATTGAAATAGTATATATACCAAGGTTGCTcaatttaaaacaaaaaaaactctgCACGCATCTTTTTAGAGTGTAGGCAAGAGATACGTTGAATTCCAACTGAAACCCAGGCTTGATGGTAAGAGATGAAGCACCACAAAGTGTCAAACAATTTCAAATAGATGATTTCGCCTGTGCTTCATAACCAACAAAATAATCGCATGAGTGCGATTTCACATATTGTGAAATAACTATAGGCTTTTGGACCAACTGAGCTAAAAAAAGATAAACCAGAATCATGCTACAAGATGATGATCCTCAGCCAACGACATATCAAAAGCATATACATCCTCTTACATGAAATAAAAACTAGCAAACATATTTAATCTTGCACTGCAATTACTGGTTGCCTCAAGGAATTGATTGGCAAAATTAAATATTGTGAAATAACAATAGGCTTTAGGACCAACTGAGCTAAAAAGAGATAAACCAGAATCATGCTACAAGATGATGATCCTCAGCCAATGACAGATCAAAATCATATACATCCTCTTACATGAAATAAAAACTAGCAAACTTATTTAATCTTGCACTGCAATTTCTGGTTGTCTCAAGGAATTGATTGGCCAAATTAAATATTTAATGAATAATAAGTCATACACTACCTCCGTCTGGAATTACTTCTCCCTCAAACCGACGTATCTAGAACTGAAATACGTCTAGATGGAGCGAGAAGTAATGCCAGACAAAGCGGTGCCTatttattcttgcattaaaataGATTCGTCGAAAGGACAAGAACTGTATGAGATGTTTATCTTGAGGCAGTCAAATCAGGGTATATCTCCTTATAACAAATCTTTCTTGTAAATTCATCAAGAGTGTCAATAGAGCACAAAGATGTCGTGGTGATATTTATACTGCAGTGTCACTAATGCAATCTTAATAAGAGTAATTACACAATGAGCTAAATAAAACCAAGAAGATTAAccttgtactgtgacatcaaaccAAGAGAATAGAGGTTTAAATTATTGACTTCACTTGAAAGCCGCAAAAACTATAATAAAATCTATAACTGAACAAAATGTGGTGTTACATGGTAAGAAACAATTTTAAGGGCTAAAATTTTGTATTTTCTACTGTATATTGACCCCAAACTAAAATTGCCAACCATAAAAGCTACTAGCACTTGGCTCCTTAACAGAAGGAAATAATTTACAGACATGAAGTGTTGCTCCCCTTCTGGAGTTGCACCAAGATTCTGTAGGAACATAAATAGTTTACAGTTGATTTCGTACCCTAAGATgaaatacaaaagaaaaagaaataatctCCATGATTCCAGGTAAAAAAAAATTGCCTTAAGATGTGATTTGCAGTGTCATGACATCACTCTAAAAATTTAAGCGTAGGAATATGTGTAGAATGAAGTTCCAACATTTCTACCTAAAAAACCTCACCTCAGTGCCATCGACATATGGAATTTCAATGGGGGCACTGGGAACTAAAAACCAAATAGTAATGCAGCTCTTTTTTTCTTGTTATCTCAAGCGATCAAAGGATACATGGTACCAAGAAATTACTTTGCATCACAGAGTGGAAGTTGAAGTCTAGAATTAAACAAGGTACATATGTATATGTACACTTTTTAAACATGAATTTCTACTGCAAGTGTCAACCAAATCATACTACCACCGTTACATACAGGCACCCCTGCCCGGCCCTAGCCTCATGAAATTTTCTTTAGGGGAGAAAAATTCTCCGATGATCCTACTACCACCGTTACATACAGGCACCCCCACCCCGCCCTAGTGCCGTGGTGGTTCGGATTCAGAAAGGGGATGAAATGCAGGGTTAGTATGGTCGGAGGAAATCATCCGAGTTGGCCATGGAGTCGGTGGTCGGCCAAGCGGACCGGAGCAGCTTCAGGAGGTGCTGCGCCTTGCGTTTGGCACGCTCCGAGCAGCCGCCCTGCACCATCATGAGCAGCTGACTCATGGCACCAGCTCGGACGGCTTCCAGCTGCAGCACCTCAGACCCGCCCACCACGGCCACCAACGCGCCCGCAGCATGCTCAGCCGCACGCCCTGACATGGCGCGCACTAGCGCGATCACCACCGCGGCGCCACCTCCAGCGCCAGAGACAACCGCCTCGCGGCCACCGTCTGTCCGGGACAGCCGCTCCACCGCTGCCAGCGCGCGCTCCAGCTCGCCAGCGCAGCCACCCTCCGCCACTCGCCGGGCCAGAGCCGATGCGGCACCAGCCGATACAGCGCGCTGCCTGTTCTCCTTGGCCAGGCAGAGAGCAAAGAGGCCTCGGATCCCGACGCGCACGGCACGGGCATTGGCCTTCTCGTCCACCAGCGCGACCAGGCCTTCAATGACTCCATCAGCTGCGCCAAGCACCACCCTGGCCTCAGCCCCCGACACCGCAGCAGCTGCCTCCACGACGGCACCTGCATTAACCTTGGCCTCCAAGGTCGTCCCCTGGCTGCCAAGAACTTTGGCAAGCCTGGTGACCCTGTCTTCCCTGCCCACCACGTCCACAGCTTCCGCCTCCCCCATCCCTACGAGGGCGAGGACCGCCATGGCCTCCGCCTGAGCCTCCTCAGCGCTGCCCCCGAACGCCATTTCCACGAGAGCCGCCCTGGTCTCGTGCGTGGCCATGACGAGCCTGTTCTTGTCAGACTCCCTGGCGAGCGCCCTGAGCTTCTTGAGCACGGGGAGGCCAGGGCCCTGAGCGATGAGGGAGCGGATGAGGTCCGGGTCGGCCGGCTGCTTGGGCGTGGGGATGCGCTCGACGCCGAGGGATCGGTGCGCGACGCACCATTCTTGGATGAGGCGGCGCAGGGTGTGGTTGGGGATGAGCGTGAAGTCGGCGAGCGGCGCGCGGGTGACGGGGCAGGTGGTGTTCCCCGTGGCGACCCATGACTCGATGCTGGCACGGTCGTAGGTCTGCCCGGTCGCCACGGTGACGGGGTCCTGCATGAGCTCCAGCGAGATTGGGCAACGGAAGTACCACGGGACCTGCAGCCCTACAGTGTCCAGCCCCAGCGCCAGCGGCACGCTCCCTGGCATTGGCGAAACTCTACTGctccacgccgggcggccttgtgaTTTGGATCTGGCCTACCTAGCTTGCGATGAAGATGTGATGCGCGTGGGTGTGGGTGGGTTGGTGGTGGGTGGACGGACACGACACGGGGGTTGGGGGTGGGGGCGGGGGGGAAGGAGAGCGAAAAAGCGGACTGGTGGAGAGTGGAGATCGAGGGAGACGAAGAACGCTGTTGCATGGGCCGGGTCGGGCCTCGGGCCACGTCGGGCTCAGACCAGTCGGGCCGGACAGCCCGCCGCACGGCACGGGTGCCTCGCCGGAGCGCCGGAGCACGGCGCGCAGCACTCCGGCCTGCCGTGGGTCTGCTGGAGGAAGATGCCGTTGAGGACCTCGCGGTGGAGGCGGGGGCGCTTGGAGTGGGGTTTGGGTAGCGCAGCGAGACCCAGAGGCGGGCGAGTTGAGGCGACGGAGGAGGATCTGCAGGAGGAGCGCGGAGCCAGCGCACGGGGGgggtggaggtaggagaagcagtcgGGGCAGTAGATAAAGGACAGAGAAAACGTGATTTCGAATCTGATTTTGACCGGTCAAAGCTGGGTTGCTGGCTGTTGGTTGGCCTCACGtgcgatagagagagagagagagacagagaggttctCGAGCCCTCCTATTTGCCGGTCGCTGCGGCGGCACGtagtatttttctctttttttttagagAAAGCTGCCACTTTATAGGTTAACTATGTTATCATTGAACTCTCGATTGACCAGCAGTACTGGCTGCTATAGTTGAGTTGTGGGcactcttttcttttctctttctgaaAACTAAACACCTCCTCTTTTTTATTTACGGTTAAACTAAACACATTTTTGATTGGGCTAATTATCCGTTTGTCCTTAGTGGTGTCCATGTGCTCATTTTTGTCCTGGGAATCGTGCTTAATTTTGTTCCTAGACTGTGCGCAACTACTATGACGAGGCCAAACGGGCAATTTTGAGTCCATTCCATTTATTGACGTTGGTGGTAGTGGGTCCGAAGCTTATACGTGGGACCGCATGGACGTGGGTCTGGAGCTTACATGTGGGACCGCGCAACAACGTCTTCAAATCAATCCTAGTGTTCTAACCGGGCCACTCGACGCCACTTTGTCCCGTCACCGCCCGGCCTCCTGCTCCACTGCTACCTGCTCCGTCTGCCACCTTCCTACGACGCCACGGGTGGGACGCCCGCCACCTGCTCGACCCGCGGTGTGGCCTCATGGAAAATAATTTCCTACTCCGTATTAAAGTTGTGGCGTTTCTATTCCTTATGCCCAGACACATCTGAGACTGAGAGTTCTGGCTCAGGATTCAGCCTCGAGAGAATGTGTTAAAAGTATACTAATTAACCAAATTTAACTCAAACACTTGCCACCTCCGTCTCGTTATAAGGTTTCTCAAGAATATCTTGTCCAACACGGTGATCAAGATAAAGCTACAGATAAGCATATGTGACCATTGACGTGAAGCTCCACGATATTTCTAGGGAGAATGCATAGCACCACCTATGTTCCTTGCTTATTGACCGGCTAGCACCATCTATTGACCGGCTAACACCACCTATGTTCCTTTTATGCTAACTTTTTTCCATAATATTTACTCTTAAAGCTTCTGTTTGAACAAAAAATTACGCTAGACGATCATAGGTGTATTGTGGTGACCCTTGAAAAGCGCACAACTCATAAGTTGGCCTAGCTATCAAATGTTCAGTGAACAAATTAGATCGAAACAGTAGGCCATGAATTTTTAGAAGTTTGATATAAACCAGGCCAATCAACACAAAGAGAAATCTTTCTATTGCGCGTTTGACCTGTCAGATATACTTTGCTCGGTCGGTTATCACCACACTGTTATCACCAGAAggcaaacaaataaaaatgctTGGTCGGTTCTATCCCAGATGTTCGCCACTCTAaaagcaaaaaaacaaacaaacctcACATTATATCCAACAAAAGCAGAGTGGAATGCAAGATGCACCATCGCCAAGTTAAGTAGCATTCAAGACATaccatgctgacaaggtgtgcctgCCAGCTTTCGAGTGCTTGGTTGGAAATaacaaacaaaaaatattttcacacAACACAGACCAAGAGCAACCGGACTTTTTTTATTAACTAAGTAAGCAAACAAAGTCTTAAGTTCTCAAATACAAAACAAACTATGATAAAAGTCGCACACACGTGGACGAGAACTGCCACATTCCGTGAAGAGAAACAAATAGACCACAATGCTATTTGAATTCTGGTCAAACCTAACTTTGATCAAGATTTAAAGAAGTCTAAAACATCAAAATGAAAAACTAACCatggatccttcttagtcactccaaaatgaagctgtgGTGAGGTTTTTGAAAATTTCATGTTCCAAACCCCAAACCACTTCTCTTCACTTCATACGTGAAAAACTTTCATTTGAATGTATGTAGACTCTGTTTATCAAATTAAATTGCTAGTATATGACATAAGAAGACTATGTGcgctgatttttcattttttttgattttttttagatTATGCCCATTTGAATTCTGGTCAACCCTAACTTTGACCAACATTTAAATAAGTCTAAAACATGAAAATAAAAAACTAAccctggatccttcttagtcactctaAAATGAAGCTGTGGTGAGGTTTTTGAAAATTTCATGTTTCAAACCCCAAACCACTTCTTTTCACTTCATACATCAAAAAAATTCATTTGAATGTATGTAGACCTTGTTTATCAACTTAAATTGCTACTATATGACATAAGAAGACTATGTGCGCTGGTTTttcatttttctgatttttttttgaattttttatgccCATTTGAATTCTGGTCAAACCTAACTTCGAcgaacatttaaacaagtttaaaacataaaaatgaaaaactaagcctggatccttcttagtcactccaaaatgaagttgtgatgaggtttttgaaattttcatgttCATT
This genomic stretch from Hordeum vulgare subsp. vulgare chromosome 6H, MorexV3_pseudomolecules_assembly, whole genome shotgun sequence harbors:
- the LOC123403819 gene encoding U-box domain-containing protein 26-like; amino-acid sequence: MPGSVPLALGLDTVGLQVPWYFRCPISLELMQDPVTVATGQTYDRASIESWVATGNTTCPVTRAPLADFTLIPNHTLRRLIQEWCVAHRSLGVERIPTPKQPADPDLIRSLIAQGPGLPVLKKLRALARESDKNRLVMATHETRAALVEMAFGGSAEEAQAEAMAVLALVGMGEAEAVDVVGREDRVTRLAKVLGSQGTTLEAKVNAGAVVEAAAAVSGAEARVVLGAADGVIEGLVALVDEKANARAVRVGIRGLFALCLAKENRQRAVSAGAASALARRVAEGGCAGELERALAAVERLSRTDGGREAVVSGAGGGAAVVIALVRAMSGRAAEHAAGALVAVVGGSEVLQLEAVRAGAMSQLLMMVQGGCSERAKRKAQHLLKLLRSAWPTTDSMANSDDFLRPY